A single Pseudomonas sp. HN11 DNA region contains:
- a CDS encoding type III secretion protein has translation MDFFKEMTDSTARNKRSAYKEYESGFLESLAAQDGEWFINMLMRRDVTHALFNEHGKTIKQMLTTTFDSFQ, from the coding sequence ATGGATTTTTTCAAAGAGATGACTGATTCGACTGCCAGAAATAAAAGATCTGCATACAAAGAGTACGAGTCCGGTTTCTTGGAAAGCCTGGCGGCCCAAGACGGCGAGTGGTTTATCAACATGTTAATGCGCAGAGACGTCACCCATGCGCTTTTCAATGAGCACGGTAAAACGATCAAGCAGATGCTCACAACAACCTTTGACAGTTTTCAGTAA
- the sctL gene encoding type III secretion system stator protein SctL: MLCRHTIELRKDASGTRTNLIPREELANWEQANHLLSHAKAQADELIRMAEKKCESMLEQASLEIWQRADAQLKQWERDRQSMCDDLEHYATSITNQAIRSLLDETTAPQRLAALLKQLLDSQVQEVSATLLCHPHDLEEIRQGLARHKSRFWKLNADDTINPQTLVLKTDEGDFRISWNAMLDTFFNQGKEYSIEI; this comes from the coding sequence ATGTTATGCCGACATACTATTGAGTTACGCAAGGATGCATCCGGCACGCGAACCAACCTTATCCCGCGCGAAGAGCTAGCCAATTGGGAACAGGCCAACCATCTCTTGAGCCATGCCAAAGCCCAGGCCGACGAATTGATACGTATGGCCGAAAAAAAATGCGAGTCCATGCTTGAACAAGCCTCATTGGAAATCTGGCAACGCGCCGACGCTCAACTCAAGCAATGGGAACGCGACCGTCAATCGATGTGCGACGACCTTGAACACTACGCGACCTCCATCACCAACCAGGCTATTCGCAGTCTGCTCGACGAGACAACTGCCCCGCAACGGCTCGCAGCGCTGTTGAAACAATTGCTGGATAGCCAAGTTCAGGAAGTCAGTGCGACATTGCTCTGTCATCCCCATGATCTTGAGGAGATAAGGCAGGGCCTTGCCCGTCACAAGAGCAGATTCTGGAAGTTAAACGCCGACGACACGATTAATCCTCAAACACTCGTATTGAAAACAGATGAGGGGGACTTCCGTATCAGCTGGAATGCCATGCTCGACACTTTTTTCAACCAGGGCAAAGAGTACTCGATCGAGATCTAA
- the sctC gene encoding type III secretion system outer membrane ring subunit SctC, protein MPNKTHKGSRLCLDSPDASFKRAHWRNVFLFSWLLVSTQSALAAIPAEWKNTAYAYEAEHKPVRDVLDDFAQTFGTQLQIEGLLEGTVNGKIRANTPQSLLDRLGVEHRFQWYLYNNTLYISSLDQQESARLEVSSESIADLKQALTDIGLLDSRFGWGELAEDGVVLVSGPRRYIEQIKQFSSQRRTVDEKQSVLSFPLKFANAADRHVDYRGQKLTIPGVSSIVRGLLEPRSDPISSTLGQRPSSQPAPLLPNVPRLSNPLLGQMLGSNSNIMPLDSGATLTPRAPTPTSRIRVEADIRNNAVLIYDLPERQAMYRELIAQLDVARKLVEIDTIILDIERTQLREFGVNWGFQNSRFRGGANLAPGTSQQLSIENRDRFYADVRALEAKGLATMVSNPSVLTLENQPAVIDFNRTQYLTPGRENATILPVTVGTSVQVVPRVITSRGSHQIHLVVDIEDGRFDESNPNRSLKELDVRRGNVSTQAVMAEKRSMVVGGFHVTESTDKQNKVPLLGDIPLLGKALFSSSERQNNRRERLFIITPRVIGDQADPSRYLPQADQAQLQAALTPLARRNAPHQPVIKRSDVISTLAHLVTGQVPKAFKLAPIPVGLNTLCSTRDLLALSTERSQWYAGPEYNVAVVVLRNQFNRNVRIDEKECSNSQTLAVTVWPHAWLKPGEEAEVFIAMRPVVKDEHLSVPRPTLITPLRKVRP, encoded by the coding sequence ATGCCTAACAAGACCCATAAGGGCAGCCGCTTGTGCCTTGACTCGCCTGATGCTTCATTCAAAAGAGCCCATTGGCGGAATGTGTTCCTGTTTTCCTGGCTGCTGGTTTCAACCCAAAGCGCATTGGCGGCAATTCCCGCCGAATGGAAGAACACCGCCTACGCTTATGAAGCCGAGCATAAGCCAGTTCGAGACGTGCTCGACGACTTCGCCCAAACCTTCGGTACCCAACTGCAAATCGAGGGCCTGCTGGAGGGCACCGTCAACGGCAAGATACGCGCCAATACCCCACAATCCTTGCTCGACCGGCTGGGCGTAGAACATCGCTTCCAATGGTATCTGTACAACAACACGCTCTACATCAGCAGCCTGGACCAGCAGGAGTCCGCGCGCCTGGAGGTTTCCTCTGAGTCCATTGCCGACCTCAAGCAGGCGCTCACTGATATTGGCCTGCTCGATAGTCGCTTCGGTTGGGGTGAGTTGGCCGAGGATGGCGTCGTGCTGGTCTCCGGACCTCGGCGCTATATCGAACAGATCAAGCAGTTCAGCAGCCAACGCCGCACCGTGGATGAGAAGCAGAGCGTACTGAGTTTCCCGCTGAAGTTCGCCAATGCGGCGGATCGCCACGTGGATTATCGTGGACAGAAGCTCACCATTCCGGGCGTTTCCAGCATCGTGCGAGGGTTACTGGAGCCACGTTCCGATCCGATCTCCTCGACGCTGGGCCAGCGCCCGTCCTCACAGCCGGCCCCTCTCTTGCCGAACGTTCCTCGCTTGAGCAACCCCTTGCTGGGGCAGATGCTCGGTTCAAACAGCAACATCATGCCGTTGGACAGCGGCGCCACACTCACTCCGCGTGCGCCGACGCCCACCAGCCGGATTCGCGTCGAAGCCGACATTCGCAATAACGCGGTGCTGATCTATGACCTGCCAGAGCGCCAGGCCATGTACCGGGAGTTGATCGCTCAACTCGATGTGGCACGCAAACTGGTGGAAATCGATACGATCATTCTTGATATCGAGCGCACGCAATTGCGTGAGTTCGGAGTGAACTGGGGGTTTCAGAACAGCCGCTTCCGTGGCGGCGCAAATTTGGCGCCGGGCACATCGCAGCAGTTGTCGATTGAAAATCGCGACCGTTTCTATGCCGACGTACGCGCACTGGAAGCCAAGGGGCTGGCGACCATGGTTTCCAACCCGTCCGTGCTCACCCTGGAAAACCAGCCGGCGGTGATCGACTTCAATCGCACTCAATACCTGACCCCCGGGCGTGAGAACGCAACCATCTTGCCGGTCACCGTGGGCACCAGCGTTCAGGTCGTGCCGCGCGTCATCACTAGTCGGGGAAGCCATCAGATCCATTTGGTCGTGGATATAGAGGACGGCAGGTTCGACGAATCCAACCCCAACCGTAGCCTCAAAGAGCTTGATGTTCGCCGCGGTAACGTCAGCACCCAGGCCGTCATGGCTGAGAAGCGTTCGATGGTGGTGGGTGGGTTCCACGTCACGGAAAGTACCGACAAGCAAAACAAGGTGCCGCTGCTGGGCGATATCCCGCTGCTGGGCAAGGCGTTGTTCTCTTCCAGCGAAAGGCAGAACAATCGGCGTGAACGCTTGTTTATCATCACGCCGCGCGTCATCGGCGACCAGGCCGATCCGTCTCGCTATTTGCCCCAGGCAGATCAGGCCCAATTGCAGGCGGCGCTGACTCCGCTGGCCAGGCGTAACGCCCCTCACCAGCCTGTGATCAAGCGTAGCGACGTGATCAGTACCCTGGCGCACCTGGTGACTGGGCAAGTGCCCAAGGCCTTCAAGTTGGCGCCAATACCTGTGGGGTTGAACACGCTGTGCAGCACCCGCGACCTGCTCGCACTGAGTACCGAGCGCAGCCAATGGTATGCAGGCCCTGAGTACAACGTTGCAGTCGTGGTGCTACGCAACCAGTTCAACCGCAATGTGCGCATCGATGAGAAAGAATGCAGCAACTCGCAAACGCTTGCCGTCACCGTGTGGCCACACGCCTGGTTGAAACCGGGAGAGGAAGCCGAGGTATTTATTGCCATGCGTCCGGTGGTGAAGGATGAACATCTCAGCGTACCGCGCCCCACCTTGATTACGCCATTACGTAAGGTCCGCCCATGA
- a CDS encoding type III secretion protein translates to MKSLVGDWLSGREEKIVIFEGDDEVALRRQGDAVLLGVQLTSAVPDNSALQGWLRLGAASLNHFQGALAQKADTGALWLIQSLRTDRGETYVLSCLETLLNQRDTWRAIVARLARPAQNLKPTPLRSRSY, encoded by the coding sequence ATGAAATCGCTCGTGGGTGACTGGTTGAGCGGCAGGGAGGAAAAAATCGTCATATTTGAAGGCGACGACGAAGTCGCCTTGCGACGTCAGGGCGACGCCGTTTTATTGGGTGTTCAACTGACCTCAGCGGTGCCAGATAACTCAGCCTTGCAAGGCTGGCTGCGCCTGGGCGCGGCCAGCTTGAATCATTTTCAGGGGGCATTGGCTCAAAAAGCTGACACAGGTGCGCTATGGCTGATTCAAAGTCTGCGCACCGACCGTGGCGAAACCTACGTACTGAGTTGCCTCGAGACCCTGCTGAACCAACGCGACACATGGCGCGCCATCGTTGCGCGTCTTGCTCGTCCAGCCCAAAACCTCAAACCCACCCCGCTACGTTCACGCTCGTACTAA
- a CDS encoding type III secretion protein, producing the protein MREQLAWAQWWAFPWKQAHEDWRGDKYRAIERLFYSGRSAPDDLTGFVACLPAAPHATVLRLALASTDQLNLVLALANHTFNPQAASPLSEDHHKWCMRLSMALHPSMLPPHSDPLRLLHSWVEPATWQRLRLRFPRTRVSEAETADAPLENASSRLNTLWQAVVWRVASMASDNMPRPRKDEESSDVMPTYY; encoded by the coding sequence ATGCGTGAGCAACTGGCCTGGGCTCAATGGTGGGCTTTTCCCTGGAAGCAGGCCCACGAAGACTGGAGAGGCGACAAGTATCGTGCGATTGAAAGGCTTTTTTATAGCGGTCGGTCAGCACCAGACGACCTTACGGGTTTTGTCGCCTGCTTGCCGGCTGCACCTCATGCCACTGTGCTTCGGTTGGCCCTGGCCTCCACGGACCAACTCAACCTGGTGTTGGCATTGGCTAACCACACGTTCAATCCCCAAGCAGCATCACCCTTGAGTGAAGATCATCATAAGTGGTGTATGCGCCTCTCCATGGCGCTGCACCCTTCCATGCTGCCCCCACACTCCGATCCGCTGCGACTACTTCATAGCTGGGTTGAGCCTGCTACCTGGCAGCGCCTTCGATTGCGTTTCCCCCGCACACGTGTGAGCGAGGCTGAAACAGCAGACGCCCCACTCGAAAACGCGAGCAGCCGATTGAACACTCTCTGGCAGGCCGTCGTTTGGCGCGTCGCAAGCATGGCGAGCGACAACATGCCCCGGCCTCGCAAGGATGAGGAAAGCAGCGATGTTATGCCGACATACTATTGA
- a CDS encoding transcriptional regulator, whose amino-acid sequence MSIKEIPDEPCQVFLENLVSGAATHHVLTCGIEVRALHAGNHPGLALHITRETLQAGQLQRVLQRRFEQAQVFDGCFIYLDTQGALVIWHALPPSHGNPGRILSRMLSLANLSALDPGSSR is encoded by the coding sequence ATGAGCATCAAGGAAATACCCGACGAACCATGCCAGGTATTTCTGGAGAACCTGGTGAGCGGCGCTGCCACTCACCACGTTCTCACTTGCGGCATCGAGGTGCGCGCGCTCCACGCGGGTAATCACCCTGGACTGGCCCTGCATATCACTCGCGAAACGTTGCAAGCCGGGCAACTACAACGCGTATTGCAGCGCCGCTTTGAGCAGGCACAGGTGTTTGATGGCTGCTTTATCTATCTCGATACCCAGGGTGCCTTGGTGATCTGGCACGCACTGCCCCCCTCTCACGGCAATCCGGGCAGGATCCTCAGCAGGATGCTCTCACTGGCCAATCTCAGCGCGCTGGACCCAGGTTCCAGCCGCTGA
- the hrpT gene encoding HrpT family type III secretion system protein, which produces MKHQLLYSTLIGAALLVSACTPTCKGDSCSRPQSTAQKMVIWWPSHMRVEPGPSGERADYQTISLER; this is translated from the coding sequence ATGAAACATCAATTGTTGTACTCAACTCTGATCGGTGCGGCGCTGCTTGTCAGCGCTTGCACCCCCACGTGCAAAGGCGACTCCTGCTCACGCCCGCAATCTACCGCACAAAAGATGGTGATCTGGTGGCCATCTCACATGCGCGTCGAGCCCGGCCCTTCCGGAGAGCGAGCCGATTACCAGACGATATCGCTGGAACGATGA